Proteins from one Pleurocapsa minor HA4230-MV1 genomic window:
- a CDS encoding YqaE/Pmp3 family membrane protein, with protein MGIINVIASILLPPLGVFLTMGVGQALFINILLTLLGWVPGVIHALWILSKKSEQANY; from the coding sequence ATGGGAATTATTAATGTTATTGCCTCAATATTGCTTCCCCCCCTTGGTGTGTTTTTAACCATGGGAGTAGGTCAAGCTTTATTTATTAATATTTTATTGACTCTGTTAGGATGGGTTCCAGGAGTTATTCACGCGCTCTGGATACTCTCCAAAAAATCAGAGCAGGCAAACTACTAG
- a CDS encoding phage holin family protein, protein MLGSFLTILATALSLLVVDIIFPGVNLANFPAALVAALVIGLINSGVKPVISLLSLPLNVVSLGGFSLVVNGLCFWLAALFVPGFRVAGLVAFIVAPIILSIVNTFLSKYFAEKLPNMAQE, encoded by the coding sequence ATGTTAGGTTCATTTTTAACTATCTTAGCTACAGCATTAAGCCTTTTGGTAGTTGATATTATCTTTCCTGGGGTAAATCTGGCGAATTTTCCTGCTGCTCTAGTTGCAGCCTTAGTAATTGGTTTAATTAATTCAGGAGTTAAGCCAGTAATATCATTATTATCTTTACCACTCAATGTCGTAAGTTTAGGTGGATTTTCTTTGGTAGTTAACGGTTTATGTTTCTGGTTAGCTGCTCTTTTCGTTCCTGGTTTCCGAGTTGCTGGTTTAGTAGCCTTTATCGTTGCCCCGATAATTCTGTCTATAGTTAACACTTTTCTGAGCAAGTATTTTGCCGAAAAACTACCCAACATGGCTCAAGAATAA
- a CDS encoding AAA family ATPase, which produces MTLKRISTGIAGLDEVLLGGLVAEQAYLIKGQPGSGKTTLGFHFLSTGIALGETSLLISFSESESRLRRNAKLMSIELDDVEFLDLSTTENFFAEDRSYDIFSPSEVEKSPVTEKLVAAIEKIKPQRIFLDAITQFRYLAKDAFEFRKQVQSFLRFVVDRDITLLFTSEGSDRDPDDDLQFMSDGVIELHTTINKRCLQVNKFRGSGFAKGHHDLHLSDRGMLVYPILIPETYQREDTLEVISAGIPEIDELLCGGIERGTTTILSGPSGVGKSTFGMQFMKEAAGRGERSVLYAFEEASSTILRRCESINIPAHAMIERGTLSIVNIEPLKYTPHQFVQLVRTEVEQNNAKIVMIDSTSGYRLSMEGGDLIRHLHSLCKYLKNMGVTVILVNETHAITGVEFSVTEVGLSYLADNLIFLRYLEINGELRKAIGVLKKRVSDFERTLREFKITKYGIKVGEPLSHLRGILSGVPKSVNNEQ; this is translated from the coding sequence ATGACCTTAAAGCGTATATCTACAGGAATTGCTGGTTTAGATGAAGTCCTGTTGGGGGGATTGGTTGCTGAACAAGCGTATTTAATTAAAGGTCAACCAGGTAGTGGAAAAACGACTTTAGGATTTCATTTTCTTAGTACTGGAATTGCTTTGGGAGAAACCAGCCTACTAATCAGCTTTAGTGAGTCAGAATCAAGGCTGCGTCGTAATGCCAAGCTAATGAGTATCGAGCTAGATGATGTAGAATTTCTAGATCTTAGCACTACAGAAAATTTTTTTGCCGAAGATCGAAGCTATGATATTTTCTCTCCTTCAGAAGTAGAAAAATCACCAGTTACGGAAAAATTGGTGGCTGCAATTGAAAAAATCAAGCCACAGCGGATTTTCCTCGATGCTATTACCCAATTCCGTTATCTGGCAAAAGATGCCTTTGAATTTCGCAAGCAGGTACAGTCATTTTTACGCTTTGTAGTCGATCGCGATATTACTCTATTATTTACCTCCGAAGGAAGCGATCGCGATCCTGATGATGATCTCCAGTTTATGAGCGATGGCGTAATTGAACTACACACAACTATTAACAAGCGCTGTCTTCAAGTCAATAAATTTCGGGGTTCTGGTTTTGCTAAAGGTCATCACGATTTACATTTAAGCGATCGCGGCATGTTGGTTTATCCGATTCTGATTCCAGAGACTTATCAACGTGAGGATACACTAGAAGTCATTTCTGCTGGTATTCCAGAAATTGATGAATTACTTTGTGGTGGAATTGAACGAGGAACAACAACTATTCTCAGTGGCCCATCAGGTGTAGGCAAATCAACCTTTGGGATGCAGTTTATGAAGGAGGCTGCGGGAAGAGGAGAACGCTCAGTATTATATGCTTTTGAAGAAGCTTCAAGTACGATCTTAAGACGTTGCGAATCAATTAATATTCCCGCCCACGCTATGATTGAACGCGGGACACTCTCGATAGTTAATATTGAACCCCTAAAGTATACTCCTCATCAATTCGTCCAATTAGTTCGCACCGAAGTGGAGCAAAACAACGCCAAAATAGTGATGATCGATAGTACTTCAGGATATAGATTATCGATGGAAGGAGGAGATTTAATTCGTCATCTACATTCCCTATGTAAATATCTGAAAAATATGGGAGTCACGGTCATTCTAGTCAACGAAACCCATGCGATTACTGGGGTAGAGTTTAGCGTGACTGAAGTAGGACTGTCTTATTTAGCCGACAATTTGATCTTTTTACGTTATTTAGAAATAAATGGCGAGTTGCGTAAAGCGATCGGCGTATTGAAAAAAAGAGTATCAGATTTCGAGCGCACCCTAAGAGAGTTTAAAATTACTAAGTATGGGATC
- a CDS encoding DUF692 family protein — protein sequence MIQTFEAVKIAADNINYLRDRLDIPFAFETGVNYLQPLPGEMTDGSFFAAVAETAERGIVLALHNLWCNEKNGSRARHTPPYLNEPNILV from the coding sequence TTGATACAAACTTTTGAAGCCGTAAAAATAGCTGCTGACAATATTAACTACTTGCGCGATCGCTTAGATATTCCCTTTGCTTTTGAAACTGGGGTTAATTATTTGCAACCGCTTCCTGGTGAAATGACAGATGGAAGTTTTTTCGCTGCCGTTGCTGAAACTGCAGAGCGTGGAATTGTCCTCGCTCTGCACAATCTTTGGTGTAATGAAAAAAATGGTAGTAGGGCGAGGCACACCCCACCCTACTTAAACGAACCCAATATTTTAGTCTAG